The DNA sequence GAAAGTTACAGTTTTAGTAAAATGCACATCTGTTCATGTTTGGAATGTTAATTTGCGCAGTATTAAGCGatgaaatttattattataagtaCCTGAATAATCATTGATGTTATAGAAGCACAGTAGGAGGAAATCTGCTATGTTGGCTTGAATAATATGAATTCAGCATAGACGTTTCATaaacgttttgtttcatttagaaagaaaaacttCTTTTTTCCCCAGAATAAGGAATTAAGAATTGGCCCAGCTGCAGAGATCGAGCCCGCAACCTTCCACACCAGCAGTCAGTTTAACCTAAAGTGGAGCTCAAAAGCACTTAGGACTGTGTTAAAAACCCTTCCAAGTAATTGTTACATAGGACTCTGCTCCTAATGACAATTTTCTGATCGGCTTTGGGTTCATCCCATTGTGctaaattttcaacattgtaTGGGGTTGAACGGGAGGGGAGGCTAGTTTTACTAATATTACTGGAAAGGTCCCAACAAGTTTGACCTCTATTGTAAGTTAGACCTGCTGCAGTTAAGAATTACAGCTTATAATTGTTGCTTAATTCATGAATTCTCCGAAAATTTCGACCTTAGCTAGAACTaattaaaaaagacaaatttagtTATAAACGATTTTCTGATTCTCTTACAGTGCCATCTTTACAAGATACCGTGAATTGAAAACAACTTTGGGAAGATGAGTTACAGTTCGTTTTCTGACTTTCTGAACTTCTCAAGAGAAGCCAAAAACATGTTAAGTACCAGTTCACTATTGAAAGGAGAGACTGGTGACTACTCCTTCCACGCCGATCATCTCCACATGGGAACTGGTCAACAGGCGAAAAGTGAAAGCTGTGAGTGTTACAGTAATTTCAAACGCATGCGCGTCGAGGTGATTTTTTGCTTCCTTTCTATGGCCGGCGCCCCAAGAAAGCTTCAACAACACTTTGAGTCACTGACTGATTTTCTGGCtacctttatttttaaagtaaaaagtttAAGCCATGGATGAATCCATTTCTGAATGACTGTAAGACTAAAATGAATGGTTTAATTGATGAGCAAACGATTTATCTTCATCACATTCTCGCCCAGTGTATTACGCCATGTTGAAATCTCGAGTTTTAAGCCTTGTTGAAACTGATGCATATAATACTGCAATAAGCATTCACCTCTTAGACCATTGTAGgagaattttatcattttttctaaTGACCTCATTTAAGCGTTATTAGTACGTACCTTTGGTTTCACTAAGGCAAGGGTAGGGGTGATAGCTCGTAATAACTAACACTGGTGACAAAAAGAAGGAGGTTGTTTTGGCTCATTTTCCATGATGGTAGAAAAGGCATTAGAGAGATTTAAAATCATGTCTACGTCAAACGACAAACGTGAGTTTGTACCacttgaccaagttttccctttacttgtcACTACACAGAAATCAGTGGATTTACACCAGTTCTACCCAATGCAAATGTTACGAACTTTTTTTATCTTCTCAATCAGATTTTTATCTTGAGAGTCTGACGCTTGCCATTTACCGTAACGTGATTCCAAATCTCTCTATTTATAtgacaaatttttgttttggtctTCAGGTGTCACGGCGGACTCATGGGCTTCATGTACCAAAACAATGCAAAGCTTACTAGAGCAGTACATGAACGATCCGAATTCCTTGTCCTCTTTCAAGCAAATCATGTTGGCTCAAAGCACTTTACAAACGAGCATCAGCGATGGaacagaaaattcaaaggagCGGGTGTCTTGTGAAACTCCACCTCCTCTACTTCATCGACCTTTTAAACGATTTCTGGTGCAAAGTGACGCAGATGCCTCTTCACCAGAAACGAAGCGACTACGACAAGACAATGGCGAGAATTACTCGCCATCACTTTTCAAAAACTGTAGCAGTTTTCAGGAAGAAATGTTTGGAAAGTATCGGTCAATTGGAAGCTCATCAAAGCAGTTGCGTCCTCCACCACCTCTCATGAAACAGACAGGAGTAGAAAGCAATGGGCTGGAACATTACAGACGTAGCCCACaggatcattttatttttacaaaagaGACGTGCAAGCCGAatgctgaaaaaaataataccatTCACAATGGACATGGTTCTAAAGAAATCAGTGTTGAACTTTCGGCGACTTTTTCGCCAGCTTTAAAAGTAGACCCAGcaccaagagaaatcgaaggcGACTGTATGTCTTCTCATGGGGGCTACGCGTTTGATCACACTTCAATGCCAAAAATAGTCGCAGTACATTCCATTTCAAAAAAGGGCGAAGATACAGACGAATGGGAAAGAAACAAAGCGTTCATTGCTAAAGTGAAAGGTTCGCAAGCTAAGTCTGAGAGGAACAATTCTCAAATGGTCAGATCTGCTTCTGAGCAAATCAAAAGATTAGCCGCCCAAGCTGCCTCTAATGACAAAGACATACAACCACCTACCGTCgcaaatgaaagaaagaaggcTTCGGAACATGTTTCGTTTGAACGTTATGTCCTGTACCATCTTCTTTCCAAGTACCAGGGAAACGTCGACAAAGTCCAGCATATTCTTAAACAAAACCTGCTTCAAGAATGGTTGTCCTACTGTCAAGGAAATGCAGATCCAAGGTTACAAACATTTAGTGGGATTAATGTTTATGAGCTTAGAAAACTCTACGAAATTTGGTCTCATTTACAAAGAACTAAACAGCCCACTGGCAGCCTTGTTCACACTACCTCAAAAGTTCAAAAGTCAAGTGGCTTACAAAGGCAAGACAATTTAGTGTCTGCACAGAACCAGCCGGTTGGTTTTTCTGACTCTCAAAGTCCCGGAGACTTGCAGCAATTCGAAGCAGCTTTTGCAATGCAAAGACAGAAAACCGAAAATCCTCAAAATACTTCAATCTATTCAGCACGCGACCCTTCGAAATTTGGACAACACAATACAAATGGGGTGATTGCAGGCGTACGGATGGAAAGTTGTTCAAACGAAAACAGTTCAgccaaaattcaagaaaagtaTAGTGTTCTATCACAAGATTCATTAAGAGGAACACCCCGCTGCAACTCTTCTTCTTCGCCAGTTGTGCCTAACCTTTATCAAAACGAAAATACAACTACACGAACTGTTTACTCTTCAACATATAAGGCCACCCCGCAACCATCGCCTTTAAGGCACTTTTCATTTCTGAACAAGGAAAAGCAGGCAACATGTTCATCGACTCTCGAAAGTTATCGAGGAAGTAGCATCATTAAACCCTCCGTGACGAAAGATGTTCCGGGTAGGTTAAGTAATCAAGGTGGGGCCGGCGCATTTTGGCACAATGAAAAACATGTTAACATGAATCTTTTAGAGGCTTCTCAAAAGAGACTGTCAAATTCTCTGTTGCAAGAACAGGAGAGAGTTAAAAGAACAAACACTGCATCTCTAACTCTGCTACGAATTTCACAAGAAGCCTCAACACCAAATCAAAACAAATTGCTGCCTTCAGGAAAACAACCTCCAACACTATTGGTCAAGGCGTCTCGAAGTAATGTTCTTGGCAAAGTAAACCACGGATCTGTTCAATCACATCATCCTTCAAAAGAAGTCTGTCAGCTAAGAACAAATATTACCGATGCTGTACGAAGTCAAGAAACAAAGGCTAATTATCTATGGCGTTTTAAAGGCGGAAAGCTTATTAGTGATAGTATTGACAATGGAGAAACAACTGCTGAAGTTGACATCCGGAAAAAAATCGCGGAGTATTATAGTTGCAACATTCAAATAAGCCAAACTGATGTTGAAATACTCGATGAAGAGCACAAGAAAGTGTGTGGAGCTGCTGCGAATGGTCAGCGGTGTTACTGCATTTTAGGCCACAAAGGTAACTTGCAGAAcacaaaagagaaaacgaatCCAATTCAAGGTGATCAAAATACGATAAAGAAAGCAGAACAAGACTCAGCGCTACGAGCCCTGTTACTTCAAAGTCAAGGTTCAAACATGAATTCCAAAACATTGAGCAATGCGTCTATCAATCCGTCTACTCAGTTACACTCACACAATACACAAGGTTCTAAAAAGGTTCATGAAAGTCTCATAGAACGCTGTGTTCATCCTTGTACTGTTCTTCAAGATTCACCTAAAGGAAGAGCCAGTGTTGACCTAAAAGTAGCAGAGGACACCAGAAAAAACCATGTTGACCTCACTAATTCGTTCAATACATCTCGGGCGTATGACATTCAGAAGGCAATGGGAAATACACAATTCAGCAATGAGAACGCAGCTCATTGCTCTATTGACAGACACTATGTCAACTGGAATGGAGAGACACACCAAACTGTGCCCAGTTTTCAGGATAAACCATCATACAACAGCTCTCAAAGTTCACAGGGATTTCAGTTATCTTCTCCCTGCTTTAGTCCCTGTAATGAAGCAACCGGCCAAGCATACCACAGACAGGAACTTCAGTCACTCAATGCTGGGCTTATCAATTCTAGCGCTGTACAGGAATCACAACCATGCAGCACCAGTGTTCAGATTACACAACGCAACTTGGCATCAAATGTGTTCAATCACCGCCTTTCACCTTATACGCAGCCAATCCAAAACTCCAGGGCGAGTCCTACAGTTTCACCGCAGAATTCACAAGAGAATCAACTAGCTGAAACTTGCCTTACGAAACAGTACAGTGTACAGCAGACCCCTTTACCAAGCAATACTCAACCTACTTCGCCTAATGCTCAGagaaaacagcaaattttaaatCCACAAAAGTTTGTGTCACGGGATATAAACACAAAGCTGCAATCAGAGGTCAAATGCTCATTCACTGCGCATAATGAGCAGCACTCTAGTGCAAGTCCCCACTGTTTACACAGTAACAGAGCAAAGCAACAGCCCAATCCCAGCTTTCATGTTTCAAGCAGTCCTGTTAGAACCCAACAATCTTTCAACCGTTGTAATACTCCATCATTTGTACACACTTCTAGACAGTGCAATGCAAATGTGAAAATCTCCCAATCTTCACAACCCTCTGTACCATCAGTAATAAGAATAGCACCCAAAGTTAATAAAACGACGATACCAAACGAACAACCAGCATCGACATTAAATTCCTCTCTTCCAAGAACAAGCGCGAATAAATCTGGACTCCTAACGGTTGCTAAATTCGAAAAGTCAAAGGagagtgaaaaaacaaaagagaaacagTCCAGTTTTCACTCACCTCTTTCACCTAGGAAGCCGCAATATAACTCTTTACATCAGCTGGCTAAAAAGATCGCAGAAACTCGTGAGAGATTTCAGATGGAAAATATCCCCTGGAAGaagaaaattcttaaatctCTTGAAGGAGTGTTGATGAAGAAGTTaaagaaaatagagaaagaaacaGGAGAAGAGGCTGATCTTGGCATGGCGGCGATCGGAGGAGATTCCGTGTCTGAGAATACAACATAAGCTAAGGGGAcaacaatcaataaataaaGTCAGGCTAAAAGAAACTATGACGAACCTGAACAACAATCTACATCCTGAAATAATGAATGTATGAATCTCATACTGTAGGGTAAAGAAATAAATCtcaagaagatcatcgcagtttaTTGTAATGTAATGTTGTGGATTAGAGGACGCGCCTACTTTAAATTATACATGACATGTTAATAGTAAGCACGCACGTTAGCATACAACACACAACTCAGATCAACTTATGcatttgtgaaaagaaagcctaaACAAATTCTGGCTTTCTTTTAGGAACTGCATAAGTTGAACTAAGTTTCTCTTCGAACTGCGTGTGATCATCTTCACATTTAAATCTTCTGCATTCTGTCAAGCAGTCGATAGAGGTGTCATCAAACATAAACTTTGACGATTTgactttaaattaaaattaatactaAAACGATTTACATGCGAACATTTCACTTAATTGATTTAGGAATTTATAACGAACATTTGTTTGTGCTTGTAAATTGTTGAGGcatttttttgattttctgtaacttttcaaaatgttttcgcgCCAGTGTTTCTCGTGATTACAGTTCATAGTGCCCAAAGAGgtggaaaaataagaaagaGTGAGCTTTACTGCATTTTTAGGTTAAATTTGTGTTATAAAATTCGTTTTTTATATCCGCATTTTTTGTATGCTGTAAAAAGATTTAAGAGTGACCAATGTCTTTGTGAAGGCTTGCGTACTTGTCATTGTGTCAAGTTGTTTTTACTTCAACGTCACTCTCTTGTGGTCCCTACTCATAACTACACTGAAATAGTTTATGGCTCAAATTTGGATAAAAAATATAACCTTCCTTTTGCCATGTTTTACTTAAAGATTTttccttgtaaatttttcattgatcgcctTTGATCACAAATTTGGGAATCTgcactgatgatgatgacaagaTATCAGTCACCACTTCTGGTGTTTAATCCAGAATTTTTGCGACACGCTGTAAGAATGCTAGTGCATGATGTGCCGTTATAGGAATCAAGTACCTTGGGCTTTATTGTGTCCTTGAGTAACCATTTTGCCACAGGGCGAATCAGTGAACACGAACATGGCCCTGTTAGGAGTTTTAAACCATCCTTTGCATCCCGGCAccccgggggtactcctgggaattcttggtagGGTGTGCcacccggttctccaaatcctgaccctaccAAAAAATGTACTTTTCCACACCTGTTTTCGGATCAGACCTCCAAAATCCATAccagttttcagacctggcctttaggcacaaattatgtcatcattacttagattagagcgcagacaaaaaatttcttccaatccatttcaaattcggatatttctctttctttcttactcatttggaattgaaacgataaatacgttcatacactccgtaagttccctcgaaaactatacccaattccagaccaaaatgggcaaagtgcatacccgttttcagacgaAAACGGCGCAGAAACCCTATCCGATAGGGCGGTatacatacctatatagcttatcaGAGCTTATATAAGGGCGTACTCACCCCCTACCCCTGGCCCAACACTTACTGACGTAATAAAAAGTGTATTATGGCCAATGtgatagcctgcgttgcagacgTTATTTAACCCCGGTCGTTAgttaaccccctcccccccccccgtctGCGAAGCCACGCCGATATCTTTGTTCTGGGCCCTCAACGGAATCAAAGAATTAcctgaaatatatttcaaatttcctttcaacctgattggcaaatcgaaaATTGCTTTTCATGGCGCAgcactcaaatcctggtacactgGTGGGGCCCAGAACAAAGATTTCGGCGCTATAAGCGACCCGGAATTTAGAACAATGTTTTGAGACCACTGCGCATACGTAGTAACAATTACAAAGTTTAGCGTCCGCCCAAGGAAAATTCTGTTAAAGCTTCAGTTAAATGTGCAATTTGTAGCGTTTAAACAGTTTTGTGCTGGTACTTACAAGTATGCAGTAGTGTtggtttgcttgtttgttttttttttgtagaataaCCAAATcgttagatttttttttaaaatttggtaagatcTTATTAATTTTCGGAGCATTGCCAGTAGAGGAAGTGATTGGGTTGTAATTCGAAAGATATTAGCTCACTATTTCAACCTTTAAGAAGGTTATTTTTAACTTggtttaaaatttcttttgtatacaaatttcaagactcagaggaaaatttgacaaaaatcgAATATTTCTTTGGAATCGCTCAAACATCATCAGCGATGCATGTGAAATGCCAGGTTACGTAAGAGAAAGGTCGTTACGTACTCTCAGAGGAGAAGATTGTAAATGGTTGTGGGAAGGTCCAGTTCCTCGTCCCCTTTCAGAGGGGTTTTTTAAATCTTGTTGTAATTATATGCCCTGAAAATTGTTATGATACGCAGCATTGATATGAGCGTAAAAAGCGCACGTCAGAGTAGCTTCCTAGAAAAAAGCTTGAATACCAGTCACAGGGACGGATCTAGAAAATTGAGAAAGGGGTGGCCGGGACACTTGTCCATTTGCCAGCTATATAgatgctttttatttttctgagaattctaaaaaacagtacaaaatttcaaaggaaaTGTGATGGCCGCGGCTCCCTCGGCCTACCCTAAATCGACCCTTGCGTTGACAGAAGGAGCTGTCTTATCTATCACTTACACTAACTGTATTAATTAGTGGTTTCTCGAAGtgaaaaaatgctttataaTTCATAATAAACGGGAAAAAGCTTTCTAGAAATGTCTCTGAGTAGTGAATATTCATACGTAATAAATACTGGTCAGCGGCCTAGCAAAAGCCATAGAACTTTGTGTGTCCTTTGCCCACAGACAATGTAAAGGTCTCGCTCGTCagctttttaaaactatttttcaaCTTGCAAGAATATCtcgaattttgtttttttgatgccATGATGTTATTATCGCTTAACTGAAGGACTTTTATGTCCATCATGATCATGTTTACGCTTGCCTGGTTTTCAGGTTCCCGTTAATCATGAAAGTAACGTCAATGTATGCGATCAAGAGAACAAATGCTACAAAGAGCAACAAAGCAtctaaaattagctcaaaagtTTAGTAACTCTAAGGTTTGGCGTAGCTGTCTTTGTTTCGGGAACCAAAGGTGATTGCTATCGAAGATTCGTTTCCAAGGTAAGCAAAGAAACAATAATATTCCTCATTTGTTATATACCCGCTCCAGGACTTCCAATTAATTTGATTAATAACTAACCGAAATTCATTCCAGTACTAGCATTATTCCTTTGAAAGAGCAAACcgtttttactttaaattcGGTTAAGTGCAAGTTGGACGAAAAATTTCAAATTGCTTAATTTTTGGAGCCTTGATTTTCATAATTATCTTAACTAATAACCGCCTCCATGTTGATGGAAAATATTATAACATATTGTAAACCAACAatatccttttcttttttttctcattacacTTCCTACCCACCGCATACTTAACAAGTTCTGTAATTTAATTAAAACAGTCTTTCAGTAAAAATACAATCAGAAGAAGGTTGCGAATCAGATTGAAAACTACAAGGATTGTAAAACTAACATCGAGATAAATCTCTGTCCTCTCATTAATGATTTAACattacttgttttgttttgaatattaaggataaaacaaaacaaactcaaagcgcttgttttgctttctcttgAAGAAAAGAACTCAGGACTCGGGTCTTTTCGTCACATATATTTCTTATTTGTTGACCCAACTAGCATGATTCTTTTTTAGTTTGAGTGACTTATGTTTGGGTTAAATATATGACATAGCATGGGTACCAAGTGTGTCAGCAGGTGGGCAAAAGATTGATTTGAAAATAACCACCTGCGCACGACTAATTGTTTAGGACAGAAACGCCATGGTTCACCGAAAAGCTTTTAACTAAAAGTCGCCGTTGATGACAGAATAGCGCTTATTTACCAAAATGGATTGCCTGGCAGTGTTCTTAGTAAATCAGCTAATTAAGGATTGTATAGTTATAACGGGGTTCTTAAAGGGGCTAGGTCACGCTATTTACTATTCggctttttaaaaagctaaaaaaaatttgtatctattgaattccaaaataatggtccagttttgtcaTTAAAGACTATATCtgggcattgaaactgtttcctatCATCTGTTGCAACCGATGGCGAGGATGGTCACGGATTGAAACATTAAAAAGtttggccaactttttcaagttttattgcTATCCCTGCAAAGTCGaccaaaaattattatggtttcTGCTTCCTGCTGGAATTTGTtttatatcttcttcataacgcTACAGAGGCATCTTTTGTATTTGTAAAGGCGCTAAGTAATGACTTTaacacagaattgacctaaaacagcaatagtCAATCGTCCCCCCCTCCAACCCATGTGAGGGAATCcgtattccggaatccgggaaattttttcttgcaGAATCCGCAACCCTGGGCTTTgcaatccggaatacagctgcTGGAATTCGGAATCCCGCTAACGATAGAATCGCCATATTCCACTGACGAAAAgtagaatctggaatccacgaCGTGGAATCCATGGTCCAAGATTGTCTTTCCCGTTCCATTACGTGAGGCGAAAATCAAGCTGCCCTCTTAACAGTCTTAAGCCATATTAAAAGTCAATTACCAAAATCCTCTGAAATTTCAATACTTACTCAACCCTCTAATGTTAAGgataaaaaaaagcttgttaaaatatatatgtatatatttcaGGTGATGACCATGAAACAGATTATAATACTTCTTACAAGGAATGGCCGTCAAGTGGTTGAAGACTTGACGAATGGAACAACCAGTACTTTGTAGTGATTCTTCTGACTCGGATGATATAAGCTTTGATAACTACGACGTGAACAGGTAAAGACTACTAACAAAGATGAGGGTGTCAATGGGATGGTGGTGGCTTTGGCTGTTGACagttgacggttaaattttagagtTTTTGATAGCAtatgccaggctctcagatagtatattggggacgagcaaagcgaaaataagacgcgcgcgacttggCAAAGGGGCGCTTCAcaaccatctcggagcctggaacaggctaagttTTTAACGGTTGACGGTTATTATGTGGAAAATTAGTCCAAAACTTGACGTAAAAATTGACTTCTGTATGAATTAATATTAACTGATGTGTTTTGTAGGTTGCCTTAGCCTTTCATTTACAAAATTCGAAATATTTTCGGAGATAAGAAAGGTTAATTTAATGTCTAGAAAGTGTGCTTTTGAGTACATGGGaactggtttttccagtttagaAATTCTTTAGGAGCCAGAATTTcgtgaagatcagctgaaatagtgagGTTTGAaatactttgaaactttttgacgGTTAATGTTAACCTGCATTTTTGACGGAATTAACcgtaaaaaataacctttttcgATGGTTGACGGTTGACGATAGACCCCATGAGGTTTCAAACGGTTCAAACGGTTAGCTCGCCTATCCtctctagcctcccacgcagacgttcttaggggtccGTCACGTGTTCCTGCGTGGGATGCTACTATCGTCTCTTGCTTAGGAAACTCCCCTCTGTTTTTGTGTCTTATACCTAAAGTCTGCTATTAAATTACAAAGtggcaataaaatgaaaattgcaaatttcaGTGTCATTTATTAATCGAAGTCAAACGTTTCGACAAATAAAGTGAACACAAAGTGTGGTTTATAGCTCTGGAAACGCTCAACAATGCCAAGAGCGCGCGGGACAGATTGGAGCCGTTTTATACGAAGAAGAATCAGACGCGTCTTACACAAGACGCGTCCTAAATACGACGGAAACTGTgccattcattcatttatttacaaactTTGCCAAGAGGCTTGACTTACTCACAGAGCAAGCTCCACCACGAGGTCCATTCATACCAGCATGTCTTAATTACCTAAGACGAAAACAGCCCGTATAAATGGTCAACCTCctgttcgcgtcttatttctgttccaGGGCCTAGttattcaaaggccgattagcgctgactcagggttaaattttaacccaggtttctttttcttttgttcaaaaggaTTTTTCCGGattattttctctattctttttaggccatccaatcatcaaactgtagacaaaaagaataaaactgattttgctttttaagctttgaaatctgaattcaaatttcgcactaaccctgggttatcttaacccttcTCTCGCCTCGAAAAACGAAAACACACCAAAAACCctcctgctacgcaggctaatactACAGAGTGCACCTTGTCAATACAATCCCTGGATTGGATACCTTCGCCTAATTATGATGTTGTCACGAAGCTAAAAATGGCTATGCATGGGCACCCGTATGTTTTCATAAAAATCTGCCAACGTGAAATGGTGAATTTACATTAagggtttgaaaaaatgtgtCCAGCTAGGCCGAAAAGGGTTTAACTATTAAGAATGTTTTACTCTCTCAGGAGGAGGATAAGCGTCGATGTCTTATACTCCTCAGGTTGACAATAACAGGTATCACATTTAGTTCCATAAGATAAGACCTGTCATTTATAGAAGCTGTGATTTATCGTTTTTGCACCAGACCTGGGTGAATTTAAACGCGAAATTTCCTCGTTCACTTTAAGGTTAGCGAGTTTAAACACGGAGACCGATGATACAAGCGATGGAAGCGACACAGAGTACAGAGCTACCAGGCTGGAGACCAATAACGACAAGTAAGAGCCACTTGACTTCCTAATCTTGAAGCTACTAAATATTTAATCACGTATAAATAAGTCTAGGGAGTAAAAACTGCAACCGCTCGAGGCGGCACTTCAGGCAATTGGTTTGGATAGATAGGCTGTTCGACTAACTGATTAATTCTGCATGTCATTCGTTAAATTGTTAAGGCAGTCCACGTATATATATCAACCCATGTGTCAAACCAAATCATGAACGTGCTCGTAGCCATGTAGTATTTCGGCAGCCGAGGCATTTGCCTCTCTTCAAAATGCGAAGTTTCTTGATCTTTAGTATGTAATACATCGTTTTATATATATCGTTTTTCGCTGATGTTACTATAGTAACTGATTTATTTTCCCTGCAAATATCGATCCCTCTGAGTACTGGACCTCTTCTCTACCCCAGTCATGCACTTGTGGTAGGTCCAGAACAAAGATCGTTGGAGGTGATTggaagaattttaaaatttaatatcaAAGGGCACTCTTATTATTTTACCCTAAAAACGTCGgtgttttttttctatatttcttGTCACGTTAATGGCGAGCTTAAACTTTAGCGATGGCataaattaaattgttttcATTGGTCGTTTTTTTTAAGAACGAACCCGCGAACTAAGGACGCGAGCTACAGCCAGATTTCCCCAAGAGGGGACTGTTCATAGAAGTATTAAAATTCCATCTTCCGTCTGTCTTATAGAGTcaaaagggagcttaagcaaagtggtttttgagcgacgcatgtcaaccggaagtgaggcgtTAATCCCCTTGAAACATTCCTTGAATCTACCAAATTTGAGTTGCTTAGTGTCTTTACTCATTTGGGGCGAAACTACTGCTTAAGAATGAAAATGTTTGCTTCCGGTTAACGTGCGTCGCtgaaaaacgtctttgcttaattGAAAAACGGGAGTGACTAACAGTCTAGGTATCCGTCCTTTTTCCGCACGGTATAGAGGCATCCTCTAAGAGGCAGTTGACTGTTCTAGATAAATAGATTAACATGGTAGTACGGCCATTTACATCCCACTCAGCAACTTAATTCGGGCTGCAGAAGGGCTAGCGCTTGGGAAGACAGTTTTCGAATCTTTTTACGATCATCATGGTAAATTGATTTTATTAATCTGGCTGtcaccaggagcccatcaaatttgatgggctcctggtgaCACGTAATGATACTTTAGACTGTATTAACCTGCTTAAAATTGATCTTACAGGGTCTCTCCATGCGAACTACGACAAAC is a window from the Porites lutea chromosome 10, jaPorLute2.1, whole genome shotgun sequence genome containing:
- the LOC140950878 gene encoding uncharacterized protein, whose product is MSYSSFSDFLNFSREAKNMLSTSSLLKGETGDYSFHADHLHMGTGQQAKSESCVTADSWASCTKTMQSLLEQYMNDPNSLSSFKQIMLAQSTLQTSISDGTENSKERVSCETPPPLLHRPFKRFLVQSDADASSPETKRLRQDNGENYSPSLFKNCSSFQEEMFGKYRSIGSSSKQLRPPPPLMKQTGVESNGLEHYRRSPQDHFIFTKETCKPNAEKNNTIHNGHGSKEISVELSATFSPALKVDPAPREIEGDCMSSHGGYAFDHTSMPKIVAVHSISKKGEDTDEWERNKAFIAKVKGSQAKSERNNSQMVRSASEQIKRLAAQAASNDKDIQPPTVANERKKASEHVSFERYVLYHLLSKYQGNVDKVQHILKQNLLQEWLSYCQGNADPRLQTFSGINVYELRKLYEIWSHLQRTKQPTGSLVHTTSKVQKSSGLQRQDNLVSAQNQPVGFSDSQSPGDLQQFEAAFAMQRQKTENPQNTSIYSARDPSKFGQHNTNGVIAGVRMESCSNENSSAKIQEKYSVLSQDSLRGTPRCNSSSSPVVPNLYQNENTTTRTVYSSTYKATPQPSPLRHFSFLNKEKQATCSSTLESYRGSSIIKPSVTKDVPGRLSNQGGAGAFWHNEKHVNMNLLEASQKRLSNSLLQEQERVKRTNTASLTLLRISQEASTPNQNKLLPSGKQPPTLLVKASRSNVLGKVNHGSVQSHHPSKEVCQLRTNITDAVRSQETKANYLWRFKGGKLISDSIDNGETTAEVDIRKKIAEYYSCNIQISQTDVEILDEEHKKVCGAAANGQRCYCILGHKGNLQNTKEKTNPIQGDQNTIKKAEQDSALRALLLQSQGSNMNSKTLSNASINPSTQLHSHNTQGSKKVHESLIERCVHPCTVLQDSPKGRASVDLKVAEDTRKNHVDLTNSFNTSRAYDIQKAMGNTQFSNENAAHCSIDRHYVNWNGETHQTVPSFQDKPSYNSSQSSQGFQLSSPCFSPCNEATGQAYHRQELQSLNAGLINSSAVQESQPCSTSVQITQRNLASNVFNHRLSPYTQPIQNSRASPTVSPQNSQENQLAETCLTKQYSVQQTPLPSNTQPTSPNAQRKQQILNPQKFVSRDINTKLQSEVKCSFTAHNEQHSSASPHCLHSNRAKQQPNPSFHVSSSPVRTQQSFNRCNTPSFVHTSRQCNANVKISQSSQPSVPSVIRIAPKVNKTTIPNEQPASTLNSSLPRTSANKSGLLTVAKFEKSKESEKTKEKQSSFHSPLSPRKPQYNSLHQLAKKIAETRERFQMENIPWKKKILKSLEGVLMKKLKKIEKETGEEADLGMAAIGGDSVSENTT